A genome region from Dolichospermum compactum NIES-806 includes the following:
- a CDS encoding F0F1 ATP synthase subunit B produces the protein MGNMGNILLLAAEAVHSEMAEGSAEGGFGLNLDILETNLINLVILIGILFYFGRKVLTNILTERRSGIESVIQDAEGRLREAQTSLAKAQGQLTQAQQEAQRITQVAEQNAQAAKEAILAKANLDVERLKETAASDLNAELEKAISQLRQKVVLQALQKVEGRLKGGISADAQQILIDRSIAQLGGEI, from the coding sequence ATGGGTAACATGGGCAATATTTTATTACTTGCCGCAGAAGCTGTTCACTCTGAAATGGCAGAAGGCTCAGCGGAAGGCGGTTTTGGTCTAAACCTAGACATCCTGGAAACCAATCTAATTAACTTAGTAATTCTGATTGGCATACTATTCTACTTTGGACGCAAAGTTTTAACTAATATCTTGACTGAAAGACGCTCCGGTATTGAAAGCGTTATTCAAGATGCAGAAGGACGCTTGCGGGAAGCACAAACTTCTTTGGCAAAAGCCCAAGGGCAGTTGACCCAAGCACAGCAAGAAGCACAGAGAATCACTCAAGTAGCTGAACAAAATGCTCAAGCTGCTAAAGAGGCTATTTTAGCTAAGGCGAATCTGGATGTAGAGCGGTTGAAAGAAACCGCAGCATCTGATTTGAATGCAGAACTAGAGAAAGCTATCTCCCAACTTCGACAAAAAGTAGTGCTGCAAGCACTGCAAAAAGTGGAAGGACGACTTAAGGGTGGTATTAGCGCAGATGCTCAACAAATTTTAATTGATCGTAGCATCGCACAACTGGGAGGGGAGATATGA
- a CDS encoding F0F1 ATP synthase subunit B', producing MFDFDATLPLMALQFLLLAALLNAIFYKPMTKVLDDRDNYVRTNNLDARERLAKAETLAKEYEQQLSSARKQSQLTIEAAQNEAKKITAQKIAQAQQEAQAQREQAAKEIEQQKQAAMATLEGQVDALSNQILEKLLGSTLAK from the coding sequence ATGTTTGATTTCGATGCTACCTTGCCATTGATGGCATTGCAATTCCTGTTGTTGGCAGCTTTGTTGAATGCAATTTTCTACAAGCCTATGACTAAGGTATTGGATGACCGTGATAACTATGTTCGTACCAATAACCTTGATGCTCGTGAGCGCTTGGCTAAAGCTGAAACCTTAGCAAAAGAGTATGAGCAGCAACTGTCATCTGCGCGTAAGCAGTCTCAATTGACTATAGAAGCTGCCCAAAATGAAGCTAAGAAAATTACGGCACAAAAAATAGCCCAAGCCCAACAAGAAGCACAAGCTCAACGCGAACAAGCTGCTAAAGAAATAGAGCAGCAAAAGCAAGCAGCTATGGCTACCCTAGAAGGACAAGTTGATGCCCTCAGCAACCAGATTCTAGAAAAACTATTAGGATCTACTTTGGCAAAATAA
- the atpE gene encoding ATP synthase F0 subunit C, whose product MDPLVQAASVLAAALAIGLAAIGPGIGQGNAAGQAVEGIARQPEAEGKIRGTLLLTLAFMESLTIYGLVIALVLLFANPFA is encoded by the coding sequence ATGGATCCATTAGTACAAGCTGCCTCAGTTCTAGCTGCTGCTCTCGCTATCGGTTTAGCTGCAATTGGACCTGGTATTGGTCAAGGTAATGCAGCAGGTCAAGCAGTAGAAGGTATTGCACGTCAGCCCGAAGCAGAAGGCAAAATTCGCGGCACACTACTTTTAACATTAGCCTTCATGGAATCCTTGACAATTTACGGTTTGGTAATTGCCTTGGTATTGCTATTCGCTAACCCTTTTGCCTAA